The Zalophus californianus isolate mZalCal1 chromosome 8, mZalCal1.pri.v2, whole genome shotgun sequence genome has a segment encoding these proteins:
- the SH2D6 gene encoding SH2 domain-containing protein 6, with amino-acid sequence MEEEENKYELPPCEALPFSLAPAHLPDTEEEDSLYLDHAVPLGPSKSPPPQPQATTLKAVLSLPETRKQGQPFPVVKQELATPARVVPGLPKTSDENLYLECEPSPVPALTQTLSSQVLMPPVSLPRVSLVPRPTVAPQEAQNGAVNATSKAGRRSSLSSRAPTWSTSAAEDGSLLGQPWYSGNCDRHAVESALLHFRKDGAYTVRPSSEPHGSQPLTLAVLLHGRVFNIPIQRLDGGSHYALGREGRKHKKLFPSVAAMVQHFTQHPLPLVDRHSRRHHLTCLLFPTKP; translated from the exons atggaagaggaggaaaataaatatgaGCTGCCCCCCTGTGAGGCTCTGCCCTTCAGTCTTGCCCCAGCCCACCTTCCTGACACGGAGGAGGAGGACTCTTTGTACTTGG ATCACGCTGTGCCCCTGGGCCCTTCCAAGTCACCACCACCGCAGCCCCAGGCCACAACG CTGAAGGCGGTCCTGAGCCTGCCGGAGACTAGGAAGCAGGGACAGCCCTTCCCCGTGGTAAAGCAAG agCTGGCTACACCGGCCAGAGTG GTGCCAGGCCTTCCAAAGACATCTGATGAGAACCTCTACCTGGAGTGTGAGCCCAGTCCAG TCCCGGCCTTGACTCAGACTCTGAGCTCCCAAGTCCTGATGCCCCCAGTCTCTCTGCCAAGGGTATCATTGGTGCCCAG GCCCACCGTAGCCCCCCAGGAAGCTCAGAAT GGAGCAGTGAATGCCACCTCTAAAG CAGGAAGGAGATCCTCTCTTTCCTCTAGAGCACCCACCTGGAGCACCTCGGCTGCTGag GACGGCAGCCTGCTGGGTCAGCCCTGGTACTCAGGAAACTGTGACCGCCATGCCGTTGAGAGTGCCCTGCTCCACTTCCGAAAG GACGGGGCCTACACTGTGCGCCCCAGCTCAGAGCCTCACGGctcccagcccctcaccctgGCGGTGCTTCTCCATGGCCGGGTCTTTAACATTCCCATCCAGCGGCTGGACGGTGGGAGCCACTATGCCCTGGGCCGGGAGGGCAGGAAGCACAAGAAG CTATTCCCCTCCGTGGCGGCCATGGTCCAGCACTTCACGCAGCATCCCCTGCCCCTTGTGGACAGACACAGCCGCCGCCATCACCTCACCTGCCTGCTCTTCCCCACCAAGCCCTGA